A single Triticum dicoccoides isolate Atlit2015 ecotype Zavitan chromosome 2A, WEW_v2.0, whole genome shotgun sequence DNA region contains:
- the LOC119355875 gene encoding beta-glucosidase 16-like codes for MAAATAMVIMLAALAILAPSARGLDRAEFPPGFLFGAATSSYQIEGAYLEDGKGLSNWDVFTHTQSREINDGRNGDVADDHYHRYMEDVEIMHDLGVNSYRFSISWARLLPRGRLGGVNTAAIAFYDRLIAALLEKGIEPFVTLHHFDLPHELETRYGGWLGAGIREEFDYYADVCFKAFGDRVKFWTTLNEPNLFTKFAYMLGMYPPKHCSPPFGTCNSGNSRREPYVAAHNMILSHAAVVDNYKRNYQATQGGSIGIVIAMKWYEPLTNSTKDILAARRALSFEVDWFLDPIFFGDYPREMREMLSSNLPKFTSEEKRLLQSKADFIGVNHYTAIYAKDCISSPCDIKTYEGNAMVQAVGERDGVAIGRPTAFHGYYDVPEGMDLIVKYVNQRYENTPVYITENGYSQLSHNSMEDLINDVGRVNYLQGYLTCISSAVRKGANVHGYFVWSLMDNFEWGFGFTVRFGIYHVDFETQERTPKMSGKWYRDFLTGSRPVDQAQTLRADS; via the exons ATGGCCGCGGCGACGGCAATGGTCATCATGCTGGCGGCGCTGGCGATCCTCGCGCCGTCCGCGCGGGGGCTCGACCGGGCCGAGTTCCCGCCCGGGTTCCTCTTCGGCGCCGCCACGTCTTCTTACCAG ATCGAGGGCGCGTACCTGGAGGACGGCAAGGGCCTCAGCAACTGGGATGTCTTCACCCACACCCAGT CTAGGGAAATCAACGATGGACGGAACGGAGACGTGGCGGATGACCACTACCACCGTTACATG GAAGACGTGGAGATCATGCATGATCTGGGTGTCAACTCCTACAGATTCTCGATCTCATGGGCGAGACTCCTACCAA GAGGCCGGCTTGGAGGCGTTAACACGGCTGCAATAGCTTTCTACGACCGCCTGATCGCCGCGCTCCTTGAGAAAG GGATAGAGCCGTTCGTGACGCTGCATCACTTCGATCTGCCGCACGAGCTGGAGACCCGGTACGGCGGTTGGCTGGGCGCCGGAATCAG GGAGGAGTTTGATTACTACGCGGATGTGTGCTTCAAGGCGTTCGGCGACCGGGTCAAGTTCTGGACCACGCTCAACGAGCCCAACCTCTTCACCAAGTTCGCCTACATGCTGGGCATGTACCCGCCCAAGCACTGCTCCCCGCCGTTCGGGACCTGCAACAGCGGCAACTCTCGCCGGGAGCCCTACGTCGCCGCCCATAACATGATCCTGTCGCACGCCGCCGTCGTCGACAACTACAAGAGGAACTATCAG GCAACGCAAGGAGGATCGATCGGGATTGTGATCGCCATGAAATGGTATGAGCCCCTTACCAACTCCACGAAGGATATCCTGGCTGCAAGACGGGCCTTGTCCTTTGAGGTGGACTG GTTTCTGGATCCGATATTCTTTGGTGACTATCCCAGAGAAATGCGCGAGATGTTATCATCAAACTTACCAAAGTTCACCTCCGAGGAGAAGAGGTTACTCCAGAGCAAGGCAGATTTTATCGGTGTAAACCATTACACGGCGATCTACGCCAAGGATTGCATCTCTTCTCCATGCGACATTAAGACCTACGAGGGAAACGCAATGGTCCAAGCTGTAGGCGAAAGAGACGGCGTTGCAATTGGAAGACCT ACTGCATTCCATGGTTACTATGACGTTCCGGAAGGTATGGACCTGATCGTCAAGTATGTCAATCAGAGATACGAGAACACGCCTGTCTACATTACTGAAAATG GCTACTCGCAGCTTAGCCATAACAGTATGGAGGACTTGATCAATGACGTTGGAAGAGTGAACTACCTGCAAGGTTATCTCACATGTATCTCTTCAGCAGTCAG GAAAGGAGCAAACGTACATGGCTACTTCGTGTGGAGCCTCATGGACAACTTCGAATGGGGTTTCGGTTTCACCGTGAGGTTCGGGATTTATCACGTGGATTTTGAAACACAAGAGAGGACTCCAAAGATGTCAGGGAAGTGGTATCGAGACTTCCTCACGGGCTCTAGGCCGGTCGACCAAGCGCAGACGCTAAGAGCAGATTCATGA